From Herbiconiux flava, one genomic window encodes:
- a CDS encoding dihydrolipoamide acetyltransferase family protein: MSSQFNLPDVGEGLTEAEIVSWKVAPGDTVTVNQVIVEIETAKSLVELPSPFAGTVESVLVEEGTTVEVGTPIITVSSGAAAPAGSAAPVQDAPPAPIRVVPSADLTETESMVATAERTATAERPGAEEKPGAVLVGYGIKGHVASRRSSRRSTSAIPAIGETPEGARPAERVARVQQPIPGLPVIAKPPIRKLAKDLGVDLNEVTPTGLIGDVTRDDVIRHAEQAKVFHNIETPQWAPEREERIPVKGMRKQIAKAMVASAFTAPHVSLFVDVDATRTMDYVKRLKASADFTGVKISPLLIMAKAIIWAVQRNPMVNSAFTEKEIIVRNYVNLGIAAATPRGLIVPNIKDAQDMSMRTLAESLEQLTLTAREGRTSPADMADGTITITNIGVFGMDTGTPILNPGEVGIVALGTIKQRPWVVDGEVRPRFVTTVGASFDHRVVDGDVASRFVADVASILEEPALLLD, encoded by the coding sequence ATGTCGTCGCAGTTCAACCTCCCCGATGTCGGCGAGGGCCTCACCGAGGCCGAGATCGTCTCGTGGAAGGTCGCCCCGGGCGACACCGTCACGGTGAACCAGGTGATCGTCGAGATCGAGACCGCCAAGTCGCTCGTCGAGCTGCCTTCGCCGTTCGCCGGCACCGTCGAGAGCGTGCTGGTCGAGGAGGGCACGACCGTCGAGGTCGGCACGCCGATCATCACGGTGTCGTCGGGTGCCGCGGCCCCGGCGGGCTCGGCGGCGCCGGTTCAGGATGCTCCGCCCGCCCCCATCCGCGTGGTGCCCTCGGCCGACCTCACCGAGACCGAGTCGATGGTGGCCACCGCCGAGCGCACCGCCACCGCCGAGCGACCGGGTGCGGAGGAGAAGCCGGGCGCGGTGCTCGTCGGCTACGGCATCAAGGGCCACGTCGCCAGTCGCCGCTCCTCGCGCCGCAGCACGAGTGCGATCCCGGCCATCGGCGAGACCCCCGAGGGCGCCCGCCCGGCCGAGCGGGTCGCCCGGGTGCAGCAGCCGATCCCGGGGCTCCCCGTGATCGCGAAGCCGCCGATCCGCAAGCTCGCGAAAGACCTCGGGGTCGACCTCAACGAGGTGACCCCCACCGGGTTGATCGGCGACGTCACCCGCGACGACGTCATCCGGCACGCCGAGCAGGCGAAGGTGTTCCACAACATCGAGACGCCGCAGTGGGCGCCGGAGCGCGAGGAGCGCATCCCCGTGAAGGGCATGCGCAAGCAGATCGCGAAGGCCATGGTGGCGAGCGCGTTCACCGCCCCGCACGTGAGCCTCTTCGTCGACGTGGATGCCACCCGCACGATGGACTACGTCAAGCGCCTGAAGGCCTCGGCCGACTTCACCGGCGTCAAGATCTCGCCGCTCCTGATCATGGCGAAGGCCATCATCTGGGCGGTGCAGCGGAACCCCATGGTCAACTCGGCGTTCACCGAGAAGGAGATCATCGTGCGCAACTACGTGAACCTCGGCATCGCCGCGGCCACGCCGCGCGGGCTGATCGTGCCGAACATCAAGGACGCGCAGGACATGTCCATGCGCACCCTCGCCGAGTCGCTCGAGCAGCTCACGCTGACCGCGCGGGAGGGCCGCACCTCCCCCGCCGACATGGCCGACGGCACCATTACCATCACGAACATCGGCGTCTTCGGCATGGACACGGGAACCCCCATCCTGAACCCCGGCGAGGTCGGGATCGTGGCCCTCGGCACCATCAAGCAGCGCCCCTGGGTCGTCGACGGCGAGGTGCGCCCGCGCTTCGTCACGACCGTGGGCGCGAGCTTCGACCACCGCGTGGTCGACGGCGACGTGGCGAGCCGGTTCGTCGCCGACGTGGCCTCGATCCTCGAGGAGCCGGCGCTGCTGCTCGACTGA
- a CDS encoding alpha-ketoacid dehydrogenase subunit beta: MTTVNPSNPTTAAAAPEVQELPMAKALNLGLAKALADDPKVLLMGEDIGRLGGVFRVTEGLQAQFGADRVVDTPLAESGIIGTAIGLAMRGYRPVCEIQFDGFIWPGFDQITSQLAKLTNRGGGAFSMPVVIRVPYGGHIGAVEHHQESPEAYFAHTAGLRVVSPSTPNDAYWMMQEAIRSNDPVMFFEPKSRYWPKGPVDFSGSAAPLHASRVVRVGSDVTVLAHGAMVSVLMQAAEIADGEGISVEVIDLRSISPIDYGPIIDSVTKTGRLVVAQEASGFVSVGSEIAATVAERAFYSLQAPVLRVAGFDTPFPPAKLETVFLPDADRVMEAVDRVMAY, from the coding sequence ATGACCACCGTGAACCCGTCGAACCCGACGACCGCAGCCGCCGCCCCCGAGGTGCAGGAGCTGCCGATGGCGAAGGCGCTGAACCTCGGCCTCGCCAAGGCGCTCGCCGACGACCCCAAGGTGCTGCTGATGGGCGAGGACATCGGCCGTCTCGGCGGCGTCTTCCGCGTCACCGAGGGCCTGCAGGCTCAGTTCGGCGCCGATCGCGTCGTCGACACCCCGCTCGCCGAGTCGGGCATCATCGGCACGGCCATCGGCCTCGCGATGCGGGGCTACCGACCGGTCTGCGAGATCCAGTTCGACGGCTTCATCTGGCCGGGCTTCGACCAGATCACCAGCCAGCTCGCCAAGCTCACCAACCGCGGCGGTGGCGCCTTCTCGATGCCCGTGGTCATCCGGGTGCCCTACGGCGGGCACATCGGCGCCGTCGAGCACCACCAGGAGAGCCCCGAGGCCTACTTCGCGCACACCGCCGGCCTCCGCGTGGTGAGCCCGTCCACCCCGAACGACGCCTACTGGATGATGCAGGAGGCGATCCGCTCCAACGACCCCGTGATGTTCTTCGAGCCCAAGAGCCGCTACTGGCCCAAGGGCCCGGTGGACTTCAGCGGTTCGGCCGCCCCGCTGCACGCCAGCCGGGTCGTGCGGGTCGGCAGCGACGTGACGGTGCTCGCGCACGGCGCGATGGTGAGCGTGCTCATGCAGGCCGCCGAGATCGCCGACGGCGAGGGCATCAGCGTCGAGGTGATCGACCTGCGCTCCATCAGCCCGATCGACTACGGGCCGATCATCGACTCGGTCACCAAGACCGGCCGCCTCGTCGTGGCGCAGGAGGCCTCGGGCTTCGTCAGCGTCGGCTCCGAGATCGCCGCGACCGTCGCCGAGCGCGCCTTCTACTCGCTGCAGGCCCCCGTGCTGCGGGTGGCGGGCTTCGACACCCCCTTCCCGCCCGCGAAGCTCGAGACCGTCTTCCTGCCCGACGCCGACCGCGTCATGGAAGCCGTCGACCGCGTGATGGCCTACTAG
- a CDS encoding thiamine pyrophosphate-dependent dehydrogenase E1 component subunit alpha, giving the protein MTETPTVQFLSVEGEFAPTESAEEYRSYLDRLSETDLQDFYRKMVVVRRFDGEATNLQRQGQMALWVPSHGQEGAQVGSAFAARPQDHLFPSYREHAVGLVRGIDMLAIVELLRGNTHGGWDPTDPTNGNFHGYCLVIGSHSLHATGYAMGLQRDGVVGTGDPEVDAAVLCYFGDGATSQGDVSEAFVFSASSQTPNVFFLQNNQWAISVPVSVQSRVPLYLRSRGFGVPSVQIDGNDVLASYAVTAKALDDARGGGGPQFIEALTYRIGAHTTSDDPTKYRENAEQEFWVKRDPIVRFEKYLRSLGEGDAFFDGVKTEADDFAADIRARTLVLEAPPIGTMFDHVYSEPHPVMTEQKLWLERYEASFQEEQA; this is encoded by the coding sequence ATGACCGAGACCCCGACGGTGCAGTTCCTCTCGGTCGAGGGCGAGTTCGCCCCGACCGAGTCGGCCGAGGAGTACCGCTCCTATCTCGACCGCCTGAGCGAGACCGACCTGCAGGACTTCTACCGGAAGATGGTGGTGGTGCGCCGCTTCGACGGCGAGGCCACGAACCTGCAGCGGCAGGGGCAGATGGCGCTCTGGGTGCCGAGCCACGGCCAGGAGGGCGCCCAGGTGGGCTCGGCCTTCGCCGCGCGCCCGCAGGACCACCTCTTCCCGAGCTACCGCGAGCACGCGGTCGGTCTGGTGCGGGGCATCGACATGCTCGCCATCGTCGAGCTCCTGCGCGGCAACACCCACGGCGGCTGGGACCCGACCGACCCCACCAACGGCAACTTCCACGGCTACTGCCTGGTGATCGGCTCGCACTCGCTGCACGCCACCGGCTACGCCATGGGCCTGCAGCGCGACGGAGTGGTCGGCACCGGCGACCCCGAGGTCGACGCGGCCGTGCTCTGCTACTTCGGCGACGGCGCCACCTCGCAAGGCGACGTCAGCGAGGCCTTCGTGTTCTCCGCCTCGAGCCAGACGCCGAACGTGTTCTTCCTGCAGAACAACCAGTGGGCCATCTCGGTGCCGGTCAGCGTGCAGTCGCGCGTGCCGCTGTACCTCCGCTCCCGCGGCTTCGGCGTGCCCAGCGTGCAGATCGACGGCAACGACGTGCTCGCGAGCTACGCGGTCACCGCGAAGGCGCTCGACGACGCCCGCGGCGGCGGCGGCCCGCAGTTCATCGAGGCGCTGACCTACCGCATCGGGGCGCACACGACCTCCGACGACCCCACGAAGTACAGAGAGAACGCCGAGCAGGAGTTCTGGGTGAAGCGCGACCCGATCGTGCGGTTCGAGAAGTACCTGCGCTCACTCGGCGAGGGCGACGCCTTCTTCGACGGCGTGAAGACCGAGGCCGACGACTTCGCGGCCGACATCCGGGCCCGCACGCTGGTGCTCGAGGCCCCGCCGATCGGCACCATGTTCGACCACGTGTACTCGGAGCCGCATCCGGTGATGACCGAGCAGAAGCTGTGGCTCGAGCGCTACGAGGCGTCGTTCCAGGAGGAGCAGGCATGA
- a CDS encoding histidinol-phosphate transaminase produces MTSGSEAAPAVPVRMRPEILALPAYRQGQAAPTGFKLSSNENPYDPLPGVLEAVDRATRQLHRYPNAAAPEITARLAEEWGVEPDEVIVAAGSVALLMQFTMAAAGHGDEVVFSWRSFEVYPWMTVLPGATAVPVPNTADHRHDLDAMAAAITDRTRLVLVCSPNNPTSSVVTKAEFEAFMAKVPTDVLVVLDEAYAEFVTDPEAVNGRALVRRYPNLVVLRTFSKAYGLAGLRIGYGIGRADVLAPARTTIVPLSLTDHAQVAALASLDRGDELRERVANIAVRRDAVYEALLEQGWTGIPKPHGNFVWFPVGERTPEVLEVFRRHGIIARGYLPDGVRLTIGEEESVQNVLTAADEIARILR; encoded by the coding sequence ATGACCTCCGGCTCCGAAGCAGCCCCCGCCGTTCCGGTGAGGATGCGCCCCGAGATCCTCGCGCTGCCCGCGTACCGGCAGGGCCAGGCCGCGCCGACCGGGTTCAAGCTCTCGTCGAACGAGAACCCCTACGACCCGCTGCCCGGTGTGCTCGAGGCCGTCGACCGTGCGACCCGGCAGCTGCACCGCTACCCGAACGCCGCCGCCCCCGAGATCACGGCGCGCCTGGCCGAGGAGTGGGGGGTCGAGCCCGACGAGGTCATCGTCGCCGCCGGATCGGTGGCGCTGCTGATGCAGTTCACGATGGCCGCCGCCGGCCACGGCGACGAGGTCGTCTTCTCCTGGCGCTCGTTCGAGGTCTACCCGTGGATGACGGTGCTCCCCGGAGCCACCGCGGTGCCGGTGCCCAACACCGCCGACCACCGCCACGACCTCGACGCGATGGCCGCCGCGATCACGGATCGCACGCGCCTCGTGCTCGTCTGCAGCCCCAACAACCCGACCTCGAGCGTCGTGACGAAGGCCGAGTTCGAGGCCTTCATGGCGAAGGTGCCCACCGATGTGCTGGTCGTCCTCGACGAGGCCTACGCCGAGTTCGTCACCGACCCCGAAGCCGTGAACGGCCGGGCGCTGGTGCGGCGGTACCCGAACCTCGTCGTGCTGCGCACCTTCTCCAAGGCCTACGGCCTGGCCGGCCTCCGCATCGGCTACGGCATCGGTCGCGCCGACGTGCTCGCGCCGGCCCGCACCACGATCGTGCCGCTGAGCCTCACCGACCACGCCCAGGTGGCCGCGCTCGCGTCGCTCGACCGCGGCGACGAGCTGCGCGAGCGGGTGGCGAACATCGCGGTGCGTCGGGACGCCGTCTACGAGGCCCTGCTCGAGCAGGGCTGGACGGGCATCCCGAAGCCGCACGGCAACTTCGTCTGGTTCCCGGTGGGCGAGCGCACTCCCGAGGTGCTCGAGGTGTTCCGCCGGCACGGCATCATCGCCCGGGGCTATCTGCCCGACGGCGTCCGACTGACGATCGGCGAGGAGGAGAGCGTGCAGAACGTGCTCACCGCCGCCGACGAGATAGCGAGGATCCTCCGATGA
- a CDS encoding GNAT family N-acetyltransferase: protein MVNLPWQPEYPILTARLALRPHRGSDLDDLLRYHSDPEVVRYIPWPVRTREQTEAAIESRTRQGAVTEEGQWLVLAIQLRDDVGQVDGGRVIGEVLLKFDSEADARGELGYAIARDAEGHGYATEAARAVLDLAFAGFGLHRVIARLDARNRASAALLERLGMRREALFVEDEHFKGEWTDTLVYAMLAREHRPEHIPEAG, encoded by the coding sequence ATGGTGAACCTGCCCTGGCAGCCGGAGTACCCGATCCTGACCGCCCGCCTCGCCCTGCGCCCCCATCGCGGGAGCGACCTCGACGACCTCCTGCGGTACCACTCCGACCCCGAGGTGGTGCGCTACATCCCGTGGCCCGTGCGCACGCGGGAGCAGACCGAAGCCGCGATCGAGTCCCGCACCCGCCAGGGCGCGGTGACCGAGGAGGGCCAATGGCTGGTGCTCGCCATCCAGCTCCGCGACGACGTCGGGCAGGTCGACGGCGGCCGGGTGATCGGCGAGGTGCTCCTCAAGTTCGACAGCGAGGCGGATGCCCGGGGCGAGCTCGGCTACGCCATCGCCCGGGACGCCGAGGGGCACGGCTACGCCACCGAGGCCGCCCGGGCCGTTCTCGACCTGGCCTTCGCCGGGTTCGGGCTGCACCGCGTGATCGCCCGCCTCGATGCCAGGAACCGCGCATCCGCCGCCCTGCTGGAGCGGCTCGGGATGCGCCGGGAGGCCCTCTTCGTCGAGGACGAGCACTTCAAGGGCGAGTGGACCGACACCCTCGTCTACGCGATGCTCGCGCGGGAGCACCGCCCGGAGCATATTCCCGAGGCGGGATGA
- a CDS encoding phage holin family protein, with protein sequence MRRFLVSLVVNAIALWLTTLIVAGVKIDPIGDGGTVELIVSYLLVALVFGIVNGIIGSIIRVVAFPLYILTLGIISFFVNALLLWLTSVFTGLFGFGLTLAGFWWTVLGALVLAILSAIIGAILRPLAGRRDRR encoded by the coding sequence ATGCGCAGATTCCTGGTCTCCCTGGTCGTCAACGCGATCGCCCTGTGGCTCACCACCCTCATCGTCGCCGGTGTCAAGATCGACCCGATCGGCGACGGCGGCACCGTCGAGCTCATCGTCAGCTACCTCCTGGTGGCGCTGGTCTTCGGCATCGTGAACGGCATCATCGGCAGCATCATCCGGGTCGTGGCGTTCCCCCTCTACATCCTCACCCTCGGCATCATCTCGTTCTTCGTGAACGCGCTGCTGCTCTGGCTCACCTCGGTGTTCACCGGCCTGTTCGGCTTCGGCCTCACCCTGGCCGGCTTCTGGTGGACGGTGCTCGGCGCCCTGGTGCTGGCCATCCTCTCGGCCATCATCGGCGCGATCCTCCGGCCCCTCGCGGGCCGCCGCGACCGCCGATGA
- a CDS encoding low molecular weight protein-tyrosine-phosphatase, producing the protein MSREPDDPPEAAFRICMVCTGNICRSPMAEIVLRDLVEKAGLSGRVVVSSAGTGEWHVGEHADPRTVASLESRGYDGSTHRARQFEPAWFDSLDLVVALDRSHERVLRSWARTEEDRQKVRLLLSFDADYAGRTDVPDPYYSDAALFDSVLAMIEHADRALFRQLEPAFRQPAAS; encoded by the coding sequence ATGTCCCGCGAGCCCGACGATCCCCCCGAGGCCGCCTTCCGCATCTGCATGGTCTGCACCGGCAACATCTGCCGCTCCCCGATGGCCGAGATCGTGCTGCGCGACCTCGTCGAGAAGGCCGGGCTGTCCGGCCGCGTCGTCGTGAGCTCGGCGGGCACGGGGGAGTGGCACGTCGGTGAGCACGCCGACCCGCGCACGGTCGCCTCGCTCGAGAGCCGCGGCTACGACGGCAGCACCCACCGAGCCCGCCAGTTCGAGCCGGCCTGGTTCGACTCGCTCGACCTCGTGGTGGCACTCGACCGCAGCCACGAGCGGGTGCTGCGCTCCTGGGCCCGAACCGAGGAGGACCGACAGAAGGTGCGCCTGCTGCTCTCCTTCGACGCCGACTACGCCGGGCGCACCGACGTCCCCGACCCCTACTACTCCGACGCCGCCCTGTTCGACTCGGTGCTCGCGATGATCGAGCACGCCGACCGGGCGCTGTTCCGGCAGCTCGAACCCGCGTTCCGGCAGCCGGCCGCATCCTGA
- the purB gene encoding adenylosuccinate lyase: MPPLPPQPISPLDGRYRPAVTELGEFLSEAGLNRARVRVEIDWLLFLTEHRMFGATPLEPQLATELRAVVDDFGQADIDRIAELEATTRHDVKAVEYFVREKLAALELNDIAELTHFGCTSEDINNLSYALTIRDAVEGVWLPAFERVIAELRRQAVEYRDEPMLAHTHGQPATPTTMGKELAVTVHRLERVKAQIEDTEFLGKFSGATGTFAADLVADPSADWQRISREFVTSLGLVWNPLTTQIESHDWQAELYNRISHANRILHNLCTDVWTYISIGYFTQIPVAGATGSSTMPHKVNPIRFENAEANLELSSALLDSLAATLVTSRLQRDLTDSTTQRNIGVALGHSLLALDNILGGLGQISLNRDALARDLDENWEVLGEAIQTVVRAEITEGRSQISDPYALLKELTRGRRIGQAELVAFVEGLDIGAEAKARLVALTPAGYTGLASALVDHILD; this comes from the coding sequence ATGCCTCCTCTGCCCCCTCAGCCGATCAGCCCCCTCGACGGCCGCTACCGCCCCGCCGTCACCGAGCTCGGCGAGTTCCTCTCCGAAGCCGGCCTGAACCGTGCGCGCGTGCGGGTCGAGATCGACTGGCTGCTGTTCCTCACCGAGCACCGGATGTTCGGGGCCACGCCGCTCGAGCCCCAGCTCGCCACGGAGCTGCGCGCCGTCGTCGACGACTTCGGCCAGGCCGACATCGACCGCATCGCCGAGCTCGAGGCGACCACGCGGCACGACGTCAAGGCGGTCGAGTACTTCGTGCGCGAGAAGCTCGCGGCACTGGAACTTAACGACATCGCCGAGCTCACCCACTTCGGCTGCACCAGCGAGGACATCAACAACCTCAGCTACGCCCTGACCATCCGCGACGCCGTCGAGGGTGTCTGGCTGCCGGCCTTCGAGCGCGTGATCGCCGAACTCCGCCGCCAGGCCGTCGAGTACCGCGACGAGCCGATGCTCGCGCACACCCACGGCCAGCCCGCGACGCCCACCACCATGGGCAAGGAGCTCGCCGTCACCGTGCACCGGCTCGAGCGCGTGAAGGCGCAGATCGAGGACACCGAGTTCCTCGGGAAGTTCAGCGGCGCCACCGGCACGTTCGCCGCCGACCTGGTGGCCGACCCCTCCGCCGACTGGCAGCGCATCTCGCGCGAGTTCGTCACCTCGCTCGGCCTCGTCTGGAACCCGCTGACCACCCAGATCGAGTCGCACGACTGGCAGGCCGAGCTCTACAACCGGATCAGCCACGCCAACCGCATCCTGCACAACCTCTGCACCGATGTCTGGACCTACATCTCCATCGGCTACTTCACGCAGATCCCGGTCGCCGGCGCCACGGGCTCCTCGACCATGCCGCACAAGGTGAACCCGATCCGCTTCGAGAACGCCGAGGCGAACCTCGAGCTCTCCAGCGCGCTGCTCGACTCACTCGCGGCGACCCTCGTGACCTCGCGGCTGCAGCGCGACCTCACCGACAGCACCACCCAGCGCAACATCGGCGTCGCCCTCGGCCACTCGCTGCTGGCGCTCGACAACATCCTCGGCGGCCTCGGTCAGATCTCATTGAACCGCGATGCGCTGGCCCGCGACCTCGACGAGAACTGGGAGGTGCTCGGCGAGGCGATCCAGACCGTCGTGCGCGCCGAGATCACCGAGGGGCGATCGCAGATCAGCGACCCCTACGCGCTGCTGAAGGAGCTCACCCGCGGGCGGCGCATCGGGCAGGCCGAGCTCGTGGCGTTCGTCGAGGGGCTCGACATCGGCGCCGAGGCCAAGGCGCGGCTCGTGGCGCTCACGCCGGCGGGCTACACGGGGCTGGCGTCGGCGCTGGTCGACCACATCCTCGACTAG
- a CDS encoding HdeD family acid-resistance protein — MTETRRSTERSPYWGVPVARAIPFIVTALVITFSPNHSAQVGLLAYGVLAVVSGLIVAALSWRTIEVRSTRVVFLVQGVASVLFGALALGFNAGGLGFLLFCATMNSAIGGFLELYAGLKAGKNPAGRDWAVVGALTVVFALVLIFFPTDPVFAVGMLGAYSAVIGLFLVIGGLSLRWGTTAPVAATGPEPTRRAS; from the coding sequence GTGACCGAGACCCGCCGCAGCACCGAGCGGTCGCCCTACTGGGGCGTGCCCGTGGCCCGGGCGATCCCGTTCATCGTGACCGCACTCGTCATCACCTTCAGCCCGAACCACTCGGCGCAGGTCGGCCTGCTCGCCTACGGCGTGCTGGCGGTCGTCTCGGGGCTGATCGTCGCCGCACTGTCGTGGCGCACGATCGAGGTCAGATCGACCCGGGTAGTCTTCCTCGTGCAGGGCGTCGCGAGCGTGCTCTTCGGCGCCCTGGCCCTCGGCTTCAACGCCGGTGGCCTCGGCTTCCTGCTGTTCTGCGCCACCATGAACTCGGCCATCGGCGGCTTCCTCGAGCTCTACGCGGGCCTGAAGGCGGGCAAGAACCCGGCCGGCCGCGACTGGGCGGTCGTCGGCGCACTCACCGTGGTCTTCGCGCTGGTGCTGATCTTCTTCCCCACCGACCCCGTCTTCGCGGTCGGGATGCTCGGGGCCTACTCCGCCGTCATCGGCCTGTTCCTCGTGATCGGCGGCCTCTCGCTGCGCTGGGGAACCACCGCACCCGTCGCCGCGACCGGGCCTGAACCCACCAGAAGGGCATCGTGA
- a CDS encoding MMPL family transporter: MRAIARFVSGRGTAWVTLALTAVAVALLIALLPQGESDAFPPSGLPESSEAAQVTALLEQFPDADTTAGIVVYSRGGAALTEADRTAITEAAARLAEGSLAPQAVVPQFSDDGAAALVAVPLEADADADVGAIADELRADADPGVDGLTALLTGPVGFQADISNAFAGADFRLLLVTVLVVAFLLIVTYRSPVLWIVPLAVVGLADGLARVVVTALAEPLGITIDASIGGILSVLVFGAGTNYALLLVARYREELTRVKNRHTAMLTAWRSAGPAIAASGGTVALSLLTLLLAQLSGNRALGIACALGVAIAILFALLVLPAALVVCGRGLFWPFVPRVQSEADAAAHPRKPGVWMRLGRAVAKRPAVVAIVAVLGIGALSLGLIGVQVGLSQTDQLIGEPDSVKAQAVIDESFNAGLTGQTIVLTPDAVVTDASTLAEGVAGVESVRPGESAAGVTRLDVTLDAEPESDQAFATVTALRSAYADAGGELADTLVGGNDATALDTNTASEADQALIIPLILAIVFVILALLLRSLVAPVLLIASVLATFFASLGASNVLFQNVLGFPAFDSNVVLFAFLFLVALGVDYNIFLTTRAREEAGQHGTREGMVRALSSTGGVITSAGILLAAVFAVLGVLPVVALTQIGVIVCIGVLLDTLVVRTVLVPALVFLTGDRFWWPSKPAAGAASATGAAHAAGPAPARHAGHDRHSAGAK; this comes from the coding sequence ATGCGCGCCATCGCCCGATTCGTCAGCGGCCGGGGCACGGCCTGGGTCACGCTGGCCCTGACCGCGGTCGCCGTGGCGCTGCTGATCGCCCTGCTCCCCCAGGGCGAGAGCGACGCCTTCCCGCCCTCCGGGCTGCCCGAGTCGAGCGAGGCCGCGCAGGTCACTGCGCTGCTCGAGCAGTTCCCCGACGCCGACACCACGGCGGGCATCGTCGTCTACTCACGCGGTGGCGCCGCCCTGACCGAGGCCGACCGCACCGCGATCACCGAGGCGGCGGCCCGGCTCGCCGAGGGCTCCCTCGCTCCCCAGGCGGTCGTGCCGCAGTTCAGCGACGACGGCGCCGCTGCACTCGTGGCCGTCCCCCTCGAAGCGGATGCCGACGCCGACGTCGGGGCGATCGCCGACGAGCTCCGCGCCGACGCCGATCCGGGCGTCGACGGCCTCACCGCCCTGCTGACCGGGCCCGTCGGCTTCCAGGCCGACATCTCCAACGCCTTCGCGGGAGCGGACTTCCGCCTGCTGCTCGTGACCGTGCTGGTGGTCGCGTTCCTGCTGATCGTCACCTACCGCAGCCCGGTGCTCTGGATCGTGCCGCTCGCGGTCGTCGGCCTCGCCGACGGGCTCGCCCGGGTCGTGGTGACCGCTCTGGCCGAGCCCCTCGGCATCACCATCGACGCGTCGATCGGGGGCATCCTCTCGGTGCTGGTGTTCGGCGCCGGCACGAACTACGCCCTGCTGCTCGTCGCCCGCTACCGGGAGGAGCTCACGCGAGTCAAGAACCGGCACACCGCCATGCTCACCGCCTGGCGGAGCGCCGGCCCCGCCATCGCGGCGAGCGGCGGCACCGTGGCCCTCAGCCTGCTCACCCTGCTGCTCGCCCAGCTCTCGGGCAACCGCGCCCTCGGCATCGCCTGCGCCCTGGGCGTGGCCATCGCGATCCTGTTCGCCCTGCTCGTGCTGCCGGCGGCCCTCGTCGTCTGCGGCCGCGGCCTGTTCTGGCCGTTCGTCCCCCGCGTGCAGAGCGAGGCCGACGCGGCGGCCCACCCGCGGAAGCCCGGCGTCTGGATGCGCCTCGGCCGCGCCGTGGCGAAGCGACCCGCCGTCGTGGCGATCGTCGCCGTGCTCGGCATCGGCGCGCTCTCCCTCGGCCTGATCGGCGTGCAGGTCGGGCTCTCCCAGACCGACCAGCTGATCGGGGAGCCCGACTCGGTGAAGGCCCAGGCCGTGATCGACGAGTCGTTCAACGCGGGCCTGACCGGTCAGACGATCGTGCTGACCCCGGATGCGGTGGTCACCGACGCGAGCACGCTCGCCGAGGGCGTGGCCGGTGTCGAGTCCGTGCGTCCCGGCGAGAGCGCCGCCGGCGTGACCCGCCTCGACGTGACCCTCGACGCCGAGCCGGAGAGCGACCAGGCCTTCGCGACCGTCACCGCCCTCCGCAGTGCCTACGCCGACGCCGGAGGCGAGCTAGCCGACACCCTGGTGGGCGGCAACGACGCGACCGCGCTCGACACGAACACGGCCTCCGAGGCCGACCAGGCGCTGATCATCCCGTTGATCCTGGCGATCGTCTTCGTCATCCTGGCCCTGCTGCTGCGCTCGCTGGTGGCGCCCGTGCTGCTGATCGCCAGCGTGCTGGCCACGTTCTTCGCGAGCCTCGGCGCCTCTAACGTGCTGTTCCAGAACGTGCTCGGGTTCCCGGCGTTCGATTCCAACGTGGTGCTGTTCGCCTTCCTCTTCCTGGTGGCGCTCGGCGTGGACTACAACATCTTCCTCACCACGCGGGCCCGGGAGGAGGCCGGGCAGCACGGTACCCGGGAGGGGATGGTGCGGGCGCTCAGCAGCACCGGTGGCGTGATCACCAGTGCGGGCATCCTGCTGGCGGCCGTCTTCGCGGTGCTCGGCGTGCTGCCCGTGGTCGCGCTGACCCAGATCGGCGTCATCGTCTGCATCGGCGTGCTGCTCGACACCCTCGTGGTGCGCACGGTGCTCGTGCCGGCGCTCGTCTTCCTGACCGGCGACCGGTTCTGGTGGCCGTCGAAGCCCGCAGCCGGAGCCGCGTCCGCAACGGGTGCCGCGCACGCAGCCGGACCCGCACCCGCCCGGCACGCCGGGCACGACCGGCACTCAGCCGGGGCGAAATAG